From one Lotus japonicus ecotype B-129 chromosome 3, LjGifu_v1.2 genomic stretch:
- the LOC130746348 gene encoding metal tolerance protein 1-like — protein MEAQSSQHGQVIEIGGDLCEERKICGEAPCGFADAGAISKDSEERSTAMRKLLMAVILCVIFMTVEVVGGIKANSLAILTDAAHLLSDVAAFAISLFSLWAAGWEANPRQSYGFFRIEILGALVSIQLIWLLAGILVYEAIDRMIAGPKDVDGFLMFMVAAFGLVVNILMAFLLGHDHGHGHGHGHDHGHDHHGHSHGHDHHHSHSHGVSVTSHTKVEHHHTHDEKDPEDAHHHTHEDHKHHDAHKEVTEPLLGESKDRPKKKRNINVQGAYLHVLGDSIQSIGVMIGGAVIWYKPEWQIVDLICTLIFSVIVLGTTINMLRNILEVLMESTPREIDATELERGVLEMEEVLAVHELHIWAITVGKVLLACHVKIKRDADADMVLDKVVDYIKRVYNISHVTIQIER, from the coding sequence ATGGAAGCACAAAGTTCTCAGCATGGGCAAGTTATCGAAATTGGTGGAGATCTTTGTGAAGAAAGGAAGATTTGTGGGGAAGCGCCATGTGGCTTCGCAGATGCTGGTGCCATCTCCAAGGATTCTGAAGAACGGTCAACTGCCATGCGAAAGCTTTTGATGGCAGTAATCCTTTGTGTTATTTTCATGACCGTTGAAGTAGTTGGTGGCATCAAAGCTAACAGTCTTGCAATATTGACTGATGCTGCACATTTGCTTTCAGATGTTGCAGCATTTGCCATCTCCTTATTTTCTTTATGGGCTGCAGGATGGGAAGCTAATCCCCGTCAGTCATATGGATTTTTCAGAATAGAGATTCTTGGTGCTCTGGTTTCTATCCAATTAATATGGCTGCTTGCTGGGATTCTGGTATATGAAGCCATTGACAGAATGATTGCAGGTCCTAAAGACGTTGATGGTTTTTTGATGTTCATGGTTGCTGCATTTGGTCTTGTGGTTAACATCCTTATGGCTTTTTTATTGGGTCATGATCATGGACATGGTCATGGACATGGACATGATCATGGACATGATCATCATGGCCACAGCCACGGACATGATCATCATCATAGCCACAGCCATGGGGTTTCAGTGACTAGCCATACAAAAGTTGAGCACCATCACACCCATGATGAAAAGGATCCAGAGGATGCACACCATCATACCCATGAGGATCACAAGCACCATGATGCCCACAAAGAGGTTACTGAACCACTTCTTGGTGAATCAAAAgacaggcccaagaagaagaggaacATTAATGTGCAGGGGGCTTATCTCCATGTACTTGGAGACTCTATCCAGAGTATTGGGGTAATGATTGGAGGAGCAGTCATATGGTATAAGCCTGAGTGGCAAATAGTTGATCTAATCTGCACTCTGATTTTTTCAGTAATTGTTTTGGGGACTACTATCAACATGCTTCGAAACATTCTGGAAGTCCTGATGGAAAGCACGCCCCGTGAGATAGATGCCACTGAGCTTGAAAGAGGGGTGTTGGAGATGGAAGAAGTATTGGCTGTTCATGAGCTGCACATATGGGCCATTACAGTGGGGAAGGTTCTGCTCGCCTGTCATGTTAAAATCAAACGTGATGCTGATGCAGATATGGTGCTGGACAAGGTTGTTGACTACATCAAAAGGGTTTATAACATCAGCCATGTAACCATCCAGATAGAGCGCTAA
- the LOC130744817 gene encoding uncharacterized protein LOC130744817, with product MDVESSFSHVALPIFDGENYDLWAVRMESYLEALDLWEAVEEDYEIAQLPNNPTVAQVKNHKERKTKKAKACLFAGVSKTIFTRIMTLQTASEIWNYLKEEYAGDARIRSMQVLNLIREFKLQRLKESETAKQYADKLLGIVNKVRLLGTEFPDSRIVQKILVTMPEKYEASIASLENTNDLSQITLAEVLHALQAQEQRRMMRQEVAVEDAFLANNS from the coding sequence ATGGATGTCGAATCAAGTTTTTCACATGTAGCTCTTCCTATCTTTGATGGGGAGAACTATGACCTTTGGGCTGTGAGAATGGAATCCTACTTGGAGGCTTTAGACCTCTGGGAAGCCGTGGAAGAAGATTATGAAATTGCTCAGTTGCCAAACAATCCCACCGTGGCCCAGGTGAAAAATCACAAGGAAAGAAAAACCAAGAAGGCAAAGGCTTGCTTGTTTGCTGGTGTCTCAAAAACGATTTTCACCAGAATCATGACCCTCCAAACAGCAAGTGAAATCTGGAATTATCTAAAGGAAGAGTATGCAGGAGATGCCCGAATACGAAGCATGCAAGTGTTGAACTTAATACGTGAGTTCAAGCTACAAAGACTGAAGGAGTCTGAGACAGCCAAACAATATGCTGACAAATTGCTTGGCATTGTCAACAAGGTAAGATTACTTGGCACAGAATTTCCAGATTCAAGAATTGTGCAAAAAATTCTTGTAACAATGCCTGAAAAATATGAAGCCTCTATAGCATCTTTGGAGAACACAAATGATCTGTCACAGATCACCTTGGCAGAAGTTTTACATGCCCTACAAGCACAAGAACAAAGAAGAATGATGAGACAAGAGGTGGCAGTAGAGGATGCTTTTCTAGCAAACAACTCGTAA
- the LOC130746352 gene encoding transcription factor bHLH67-like has product MMERLQGPINSCFFGEHLEVNCLEQALVEAESLRLEEEQHLLISTLEDNMPFLQMLQSVEYHPQQFFPLKEPSFQTLLRLQHLKKPWELENQTQAQAAFEQLESCVTHDMLEMQSPVKSESNYELQQQQHTHSASCVEKLSYECNQEEPLKTEQSCLKSQHATRERRKRKRTRLTKNKEDVENQRMTHIAVERNRRRQMNDHLSVLRSLMPPSYIQRGDQASIIGGAIDFVKELEQLVQSLESQKRMRKNEEACSSSSVFSKPPSDSSPSHGFGMRSSSSTEGDEVKAENKSESADIKVTLIQSHVNLKIECERKPGQLIKVIVALEDLRLTILHLNITSSEASVIYSLNLKIEEDCMLGSANDIAEAVHHILSIINGS; this is encoded by the exons ATGATGGAGAGGCTTCAAGGACCCATCAATTCTTGT TTTTTTGGTGAACATTTGGAAGTGAATTGTTTAGAGCAGGCTTTGGTTGAAGCAGAAAGCTTGAGACTTGAAGAGGAACAACATCTTCTCATTTCAACTTTAGAGGATAACATGCCATTTCTGCAGATGCTTCAGAGTGTAGAGTATCATCCACAACAGTTTTTCCCTCTGAAAGAACCAAGCTTCCAAACACTTCTGAGGCTGCAACACCTGAAGAAACCATGGGAACTTGAGAATCAAACTCAAGCTCAAGCAGCATTTGAACAACTTGAGAGCTGTGTGACACATGACATGTTAGAGATGCAGTCACCTGTGAAATCAGAAAGCAACTACGAgcttcaacaacaacaacacacacATTCAGCTTCATGTGTTGAAAAACTCAGCTATGAGTGTAACCAGGAAGAACCACTCAAAACAGAACAGTCATGCCTCAAATCTCAGCATGCAACAAGGGaaaggagaaagaggaagagaacAAGGTTAACTAAGAACAAGGAAGATGTGGAGAATCAACGCATGACCCACATTGCTGTTGAACGCAACCGGAGACGCCAGATGAATGACCATCTCAGTGTTCTAAGGTCCCTCATGCCCCCTTCATATATTCAAAGG GGTGACCAAGCTTCAATTATTGGAGGTGCAAtagattttgtgaaggagttgGAGCAGTTGGTTCAATCTCTTGAATCACAGAAAAGGATGAGAAAAAATGAAGAGGCttgttcttcttcatctgtGTTTTCTAAGCCACCATCAGATTCATCTCCATCACATGGTTTTGGAATGAGGTCATCATCATCCACAGAAGGAGATGAGGTGAAAGCAGAGAATAAGTCAGAATCTGCAGACATAAAAGTGACCTTGATTCAATCCCATGTGAACTTGAAAATTGAGTGTGAAAGGAAGCCTGGGCAATTGATAAAGGTGATTGTTGCTTTGGAGGATCTTAGGCTAACCATTCTGCATCTCAACATcacatcttctgaagcttctgTCATCTACTCCC